The proteins below come from a single Dasypus novemcinctus isolate mDasNov1 chromosome 22, mDasNov1.1.hap2, whole genome shotgun sequence genomic window:
- the ARMH2 gene encoding armadillo-like helical domain-containing protein 2 has translation MGRTCVFCKRFWIEIYHYFAGIYHNLQKFWTGTVKEYFSRKKEEEHISSADSIFHREKILVLGHTLKNKSLTIEKRARAAYRIGMLAFTGGPIAGKFAAEHMNEVADLLKNHQLLPKIKIMLLQSIACWCYLDPVSQRRAKNMNFLPVLIDLIEEKHESTIKSEINNHRLVKFWTCYVLSVMTCNNLPCMKELRDHRSLKYDLQLLANENWSGWPENFAEVVYFLIGFHRN, from the exons ATGGGCAGGACCTGTGTTTTTTGTAAGCGATTTTGGATTGAGATTTATCACTATTTTGCTGGGATATATCACAACCTCCAAAAATTCTGGACAGGTACTGTTAAGGAATATTTCAgtaggaagaaggaggaagaacaCATATCTTCAGCTGACAGTATTTTTCACAGAGAAAAAATTTTGGTTCTTGGCCATACGTTGAAGAACAAATCTCTAACCATCGAGAAGAGAGCGCGAGCTGCCTACAGAATTGGAATGCTGGCCTTCACAG gaggacCAATTGCTGGGAAATTCGCAGCCGAGCACATGAATGAAGTAGCTGACTTGTTGAAAAACCATCAGCTTCTGCCAAAAATAAAGATCATGCTGCTACAGAGCATAGCATGCTGGTGTTACTTAGACCCTGTCAGCCAGAGAAGAGCCAAAAATATGAATTTTCTTCCTGTTCTCATTGATCTTATTGAGGAAAAACATGAGTCTACTATTAAAAGTGAAATAAACAACCACCGCCTTGTTAAATTTTGGACTTGCTATGTTCTCTCTGTCATGACGTGCAATAATTTGCCTTGCATGAAGGAGCTTAGAGATCATAGAAGTCTAAAATATGATTTGCAATTGTTGGCTAATGAGAATTGGTCCGGATGGCCTGAGAATTTTGCAGAGGTGGTGTATTTCCTAATTGGTTTTCACAGAAACTAA